In Paenibacillus ihbetae, the following are encoded in one genomic region:
- a CDS encoding NAD(P)-dependent oxidoreductase: protein MNQNDRQSRHEATEGERNRTSVTIIGLGPMGQAMAAVFLERGYGVTLWNRTAGKADALAAKGAIKASDVNEAIAANDLVILSLTDYEAMYAILEQAGDLSGKVFVNLSSDTPEKAREAAKWLEARGARQITGGVQVPPSGIGKAESSTYYSGPREVFEAHKKTLEVLTGADYRGEDPGLAALYYQIQMDMFWTSMLSYLHALSLASANGITAEQFRPYAIETMQSLPMFIEFYTPRIDAGEHPGDVDRLGMGAASVDHIVHTSKDAGIDTSLPAAVLEVFKRGMANGQAGNSFTSLIEVFKKPVPTD from the coding sequence ATGAATCAAAATGATCGACAATCAAGACATGAAGCGACAGAAGGGGAACGTAACCGTACATCGGTAACCATTATCGGTCTGGGCCCGATGGGCCAGGCGATGGCAGCCGTATTTCTGGAACGGGGCTATGGGGTAACCTTGTGGAACCGGACTGCCGGCAAAGCGGACGCCCTAGCAGCTAAGGGTGCCATTAAAGCCTCTGATGTTAACGAGGCGATAGCTGCCAATGATTTGGTCATCCTCAGCCTCACGGATTATGAAGCGATGTACGCAATCCTCGAACAGGCAGGGGACTTGAGCGGTAAAGTTTTCGTCAATCTGAGTTCAGACACCCCGGAAAAAGCCAGAGAGGCGGCGAAGTGGCTCGAAGCGCGTGGAGCCCGCCAGATTACAGGCGGCGTACAGGTCCCGCCATCGGGGATCGGCAAAGCGGAATCCTCAACATACTACAGCGGTCCAAGAGAAGTATTCGAAGCTCATAAAAAGACGCTTGAGGTTCTGACGGGCGCCGACTATCGGGGCGAGGATCCGGGGCTTGCTGCGCTGTACTATCAGATTCAGATGGATATGTTTTGGACCTCTATGCTCAGTTATTTACATGCCCTTTCTCTGGCCAGTGCGAATGGCATTACGGCTGAGCAATTCCGACCATACGCAATTGAGACAATGCAATCACTGCCGATGTTCATCGAGTTCTATACGCCAAGGATCGATGCAGGCGAGCATCCAGGGGATGTAGACCGGCTTGGCATGGGCGCGGCGAGTGTTGACCACATTGTACATACGAGCAAAGATGCCGGAATCGACACATCCCTTCCCGCAGCTGTCTTAGAGGTGTTCAAGCGTGGGATGGCAAATGGCCAAGCGGGGAATAGCTTCACCAGTCTGATCGAAGTATTCAAGAAGCCTGTTCCAACGGACTGA
- a CDS encoding N-acetyltransferase — protein MQIRLMTDNDMDSVIDIWLAASIEAHHFIPQEYWESKEKDMRSVYLPMAETYVLEEAAGIVGFISTVQHALAALFVHPSHQGRGYGRTLLQFVKERSSKLELKVYKENENAFRFYSRHGFNVVEETIDEDTGQAEYIMTWGEH, from the coding sequence ATGCAGATTCGATTGATGACCGATAACGATATGGACAGCGTCATCGACATTTGGCTGGCTGCCTCGATCGAGGCCCACCACTTCATTCCCCAGGAATACTGGGAGTCCAAAGAAAAGGACATGCGGTCCGTGTATTTACCAATGGCCGAAACGTATGTGCTGGAAGAAGCAGCCGGAATAGTCGGCTTCATATCGACCGTTCAGCATGCTTTGGCTGCACTTTTCGTTCACCCTAGCCATCAGGGTAGAGGCTATGGGCGGACCCTGCTTCAATTCGTGAAGGAACGCAGCTCCAAGCTTGAGCTTAAAGTGTATAAAGAGAATGAGAACGCCTTTCGTTTTTATTCCCGTCACGGTTTCAACGTTGTTGAAGAAACGATCGACGAGGATACCGGTCAGGCGGAATACATCATGACCTGGGGAGAGCATTAA
- a CDS encoding ATP-binding cassette domain-containing protein, with protein sequence MQAGEVGKSAINNRTRQQQLLTITGLRAWYRAETDAVISNLQLDIGPNQIIGLVGLNGAGKSTLIHVLSGIHRQYSLERLQWKEEDASLTSPAFKRNRYTVFSEDESFEYFTFEEYVRHVFQSYGQEVRNDILDELVEGFNFQKYRSSFLGQLSMGSRRKAYLITGFALRPELLLLDEPVNGLDFESTEFLYRLMNEYRKYGSILFSSHVLESLCLTSDSIIILEAGSIRHTFLQGEMDPEHIRGVLNK encoded by the coding sequence ATGCAGGCTGGAGAAGTTGGAAAGTCCGCAATCAATAACCGGACACGGCAGCAGCAATTGTTAACCATCACGGGACTGCGTGCTTGGTACCGTGCGGAAACGGACGCCGTCATTTCAAATCTTCAATTGGATATCGGCCCGAATCAGATTATCGGTTTGGTAGGATTGAACGGAGCCGGCAAGAGCACGTTGATCCATGTCCTGAGCGGCATTCACCGGCAATATTCCCTTGAGCGGCTCCAATGGAAGGAGGAGGATGCTTCGCTCACAAGTCCCGCTTTTAAGCGAAACCGGTATACCGTGTTCTCAGAGGACGAGTCGTTTGAGTATTTCACGTTCGAGGAATATGTAAGACATGTGTTCCAATCCTACGGACAAGAGGTTCGTAATGATATCCTGGATGAACTCGTTGAGGGCTTCAACTTTCAGAAATACCGAAGCTCATTCTTGGGCCAATTATCGATGGGCAGCCGGAGGAAGGCCTATCTGATCACGGGATTTGCTCTTCGTCCGGAGCTGCTGCTGCTGGATGAGCCGGTCAATGGGCTGGATTTTGAGAGCACGGAGTTTTTGTACCGGTTGATGAACGAGTACAGGAAATATGGGTCGATCTTGTTTTCATCCCATGTGCTTGAGAGCCTGTGCTTAACCTCGGACAGCATCATCATCCTGGAAGCCGGTTCGATCCGTCACACTTTCCTGCAAGGAGAGATGGATCCCGAGCACATCAGAGGTGTATTGAACAAGTGA
- a CDS encoding DUF3796 domain-containing protein, whose protein sequence is MYKGQRKRYVRIGKHGWLLGLLGFNGLQYFKTHDPAMLFYFSFFSFFSFYFNGKLAAEMPDERYYMNAQKARSITMWVPAACLFIIGMGSMFAFGTREFMIIVSAAGWAATFLTYSITFYYLDKYC, encoded by the coding sequence ATGTATAAGGGACAGAGGAAGCGTTACGTACGGATTGGAAAGCACGGATGGCTGCTCGGCCTGTTGGGGTTTAACGGGCTGCAGTATTTTAAGACCCATGATCCAGCCATGTTGTTTTACTTTAGTTTTTTTAGTTTTTTCAGTTTCTATTTCAATGGGAAGCTGGCAGCTGAGATGCCGGATGAACGGTATTACATGAATGCTCAGAAGGCGAGGTCCATCACCATGTGGGTGCCGGCCGCATGTTTGTTTATCATTGGAATGGGCAGCATGTTCGCCTTCGGAACGAGAGAATTCATGATCATTGTGAGCGCAGCGGGTTGGGCAGCTACGTTTCTGACGTATTCCATAACTTTTTATTATCTGGATAAATATTGTTAG
- a CDS encoding helix-turn-helix transcriptional regulator — MEPFKCNLKKYRQLAGMTQDELAGKVGVRRETIIRLEAAKYNPSLKLAIDISRAVGAPIEELFIFD; from the coding sequence ATGGAACCATTCAAATGCAATTTGAAAAAATACAGGCAGTTAGCGGGAATGACCCAAGATGAGCTGGCGGGCAAGGTAGGGGTTCGCCGAGAAACCATCATCCGTCTGGAGGCGGCGAAATACAATCCCTCCTTAAAGCTGGCGATCGATATTTCCCGTGCAGTTGGAGCGCCCATTGAGGAGCTGTTTATATTCGACTAA
- a CDS encoding PQQ-binding-like beta-propeller repeat protein yields MNMNHKKAISRLVVTSMAAALLASPISSILPGPGHIASAASAVDMSSYNLKPMWTKTLGDPSKISPQTTLIKNSLYYSVGKKYIAFDALTGKTRWTYPAAAVSQTVTDGKSVWFTDATGRLIKLNAATGKLQWKVKTQSQPGKKESYVNHSLHAADGVIYVGDAFGLTAYNASNGKVKWKLKGGAHGYKLLQTGKILVATTMIDGALTTSGLQGIDPQNGKVKWTQNDGDHQDILFSNDKSFYSRDVTEGIDAGYAANIDELSLENGKRIATRSYIPVDFVEDQSASDVVSDGEFFYVIEKYDESKKKAVVSRFRTDSRSKAEPDKTYEFETGVAEWSLGDGGLAYVRLKNGKLLALDTNSGRTLATAQYKGAPLPTLIGQDVLVVQHGGQISGVKKPVAK; encoded by the coding sequence ATGAATATGAATCATAAGAAAGCCATTTCTCGTCTCGTCGTAACAAGTATGGCTGCGGCTCTTCTCGCATCGCCGATTTCTTCCATTTTGCCGGGGCCGGGACATATAGCTTCTGCTGCGTCAGCTGTGGACATGTCTTCCTATAATCTGAAACCGATGTGGACGAAGACGTTGGGAGATCCAAGCAAGATCAGCCCCCAAACCACATTAATTAAGAACAGCCTTTACTATTCCGTCGGGAAGAAATATATTGCTTTTGACGCGTTGACAGGCAAAACCCGCTGGACGTATCCTGCCGCCGCGGTCTCGCAGACCGTAACAGACGGCAAATCGGTATGGTTTACGGATGCGACTGGCCGATTGATCAAGCTCAATGCCGCAACAGGGAAGCTGCAATGGAAGGTTAAAACCCAATCGCAGCCAGGTAAGAAAGAAAGCTATGTGAATCACAGCTTGCATGCAGCCGATGGTGTGATCTATGTCGGGGATGCGTTCGGTCTGACGGCCTACAACGCATCAAACGGAAAGGTGAAGTGGAAATTGAAGGGCGGCGCCCATGGGTACAAACTGCTGCAAACAGGAAAAATCCTTGTCGCAACCACGATGATCGACGGTGCTTTGACCACGAGCGGGTTACAGGGAATCGATCCTCAGAACGGCAAAGTAAAATGGACACAAAACGACGGTGATCATCAGGACATTCTCTTCTCAAATGACAAATCGTTCTATTCGCGAGACGTAACCGAGGGCATTGATGCCGGATATGCAGCTAACATCGATGAACTTAGCTTGGAGAACGGAAAACGGATTGCTACCCGCTCCTACATACCGGTGGATTTCGTGGAAGACCAAAGTGCATCCGATGTCGTATCTGATGGTGAATTCTTCTATGTCATTGAAAAGTATGACGAGAGTAAAAAGAAAGCTGTCGTCTCCCGATTCCGGACGGATAGCCGTTCCAAAGCCGAGCCGGATAAAACCTATGAATTTGAAACAGGTGTAGCTGAGTGGTCGCTCGGGGATGGGGGCCTTGCCTATGTAAGACTGAAAAACGGTAAACTGCTGGCGCTTGATACGAACAGTGGACGTACATTGGCCACCGCTCAGTACAAGGGTGCGCCATTGCCGACGCTCATCGGACAGGACGTGCTTGTCGTTCAGCATGGCGGACAGATCAGCGGCGTGAAGAAACCAGTTGCTAAATAA
- a CDS encoding TerC family protein, with the protein MESLWLEYAWALLILIGLEGLLSADNALVLAVIAKHLPDDQKKKAINYGIIMAFVFRFAALFAISFIANVWQIQAIGAAYLLYLGLKHIIKARFGKENKNIREDIKKDVKGKGFWPTVGKIALADLAFAIDSILAAVALALGLPDSPLGDFGGMDAGKFMVVVLGGVAGLILIKFAATWFVKLLAQRPALETTAYAIVAWVGVKLVVITLAHEDIAVLDHHFPHSTAWTLIFYGVLVAIALLGWFAPANKKQSQADTL; encoded by the coding sequence TTGGAGTCACTTTGGTTGGAGTATGCATGGGCATTACTGATTCTTATCGGATTGGAAGGTTTACTATCAGCGGATAATGCCCTTGTTCTGGCGGTAATCGCGAAGCATTTACCGGATGACCAGAAGAAGAAAGCCATCAATTACGGAATTATCATGGCTTTTGTTTTTCGGTTCGCTGCCCTGTTTGCCATCTCGTTTATTGCGAACGTCTGGCAAATTCAAGCGATCGGGGCTGCGTATTTGCTATACCTCGGCTTAAAACACATAATCAAAGCGCGTTTCGGCAAGGAAAACAAAAATATTCGCGAGGATATCAAGAAGGATGTTAAGGGAAAAGGCTTCTGGCCTACCGTAGGTAAGATTGCTCTTGCGGATCTCGCCTTCGCGATTGACTCCATTCTTGCTGCAGTGGCTTTGGCGCTGGGGCTGCCGGATTCGCCGCTTGGAGATTTCGGCGGTATGGACGCCGGTAAATTCATGGTTGTCGTGCTTGGCGGCGTCGCCGGGCTCATCCTGATCAAATTCGCGGCGACCTGGTTTGTTAAGCTGCTAGCTCAACGGCCGGCACTGGAGACCACGGCTTATGCCATCGTAGCATGGGTCGGCGTCAAGCTTGTCGTGATTACTTTGGCTCATGAGGATATAGCTGTGCTGGATCATCATTTTCCGCATAGCACAGCCTGGACGCTGATCTTCTATGGCGTATTGGTGGCGATAGCCCTTCTCGGTTGGTTTGCGCCTGCGAATAAAAAACAGTCACAAGCCGATACGCTTTAG
- a CDS encoding YdeI/OmpD-associated family protein, giving the protein MTTQNLNPKVDEFLSKARKWKEEYEKLRAIVLDCELTEDFKWMHPCYTFEDKNIVLIHGFKEYCALLFHKGALLQDAHGILIQQTENVQAARQIRFTNAAEIDELEPILKAYIYEAIEIEKAGLEVNFKKTDDYSVPDEFQHKLEEIPGLKASFEGLTPGRQRAYLHYFSQPRQSKTRASRVEKYVQHILDGKGLND; this is encoded by the coding sequence GTGACGACTCAAAATCTGAATCCGAAGGTTGATGAATTTTTAAGTAAAGCTAGAAAGTGGAAAGAAGAATATGAGAAGTTAAGGGCTATTGTTCTTGACTGTGAGCTGACCGAAGATTTTAAATGGATGCATCCTTGCTATACCTTTGAGGATAAGAACATCGTGCTAATCCACGGATTTAAAGAATATTGTGCGCTGCTGTTTCACAAAGGCGCCTTATTACAAGATGCCCATGGGATCCTAATCCAACAAACGGAGAATGTACAGGCTGCGCGCCAAATTCGGTTTACCAATGCTGCAGAAATTGATGAATTAGAACCAATCTTGAAAGCCTACATCTATGAAGCCATTGAGATTGAAAAGGCCGGCTTGGAAGTCAATTTTAAGAAGACGGATGATTACTCTGTTCCTGATGAGTTTCAGCACAAGCTCGAGGAAATCCCTGGCTTAAAAGCGTCATTTGAAGGCTTGACGCCGGGACGGCAAAGAGCGTATCTTCATTATTTCTCTCAACCCAGGCAGTCTAAAACCCGTGCGTCGAGGGTTGAAAAATATGTGCAGCATATTCTTGATGGGAAGGGATTAAATGACTAG
- a CDS encoding ATP-binding cassette domain-containing protein, whose amino-acid sequence MSESNQEYIMISSARENNLKNVSLRIPKRKITIFTGVSGSGKSSIVFDTIAAESTRLLNENFSMFVRNFLPRYPQPDADAIENLSMAVIVDQKRLGGGSHSTMGTITDISPILRLLFSRIGQPYIGQANMFSFNDPQGMCPECSGIGRRLGVDMSKAVDMSKSLNEGAIMLPDYSVNGWEWNMIVQSGDYDLDKKLSDYTEEELEQLLYSKARKVKMDFAGKATNITVEGVIEKFTNKYIKQDVKTKSERTQKAVAPFISEGPCLSCRGARLSQTALSCRINGMNIAEMSSMEVGRLIRVIREIDDPVAAPMVKSLIERLQHLVDIGLDYLTLDRETDTLSGGESQRIKMVKHLNGSLVDVTYIFDEPSVGLHPRDVHRLNELLQKLRDKGNTVIVVEHDPDVIKVADHVVDVGPHAGSRGGTIMYEGSYQGLLESGTLTGTHMKRPLQLKRECRQPSGKLPIREATLHNLRNVSVDIPTGVLTVVTGVAGSGKSTLINDIFLSQQPDAIVIDQSAVGASTRSNPATYTGIMDDVRKAFASANKVNQGLFSFNSKGACENCQGLGVVYTDLAFLDNVKLPCEVCGGKRFKEEVLMYKLNGKSIAEVLEMTVEQALEFFELKEVVRKLQAMYDVGLNYITLGQPLSTLSGGECQRIKLASELYKKGSIYVMDEPTTGLHMSDIGHLLGIMNRLVDAGNTVIVIEHNLEVISQADWIIDMGPDGGSRGGRVVFEGKPSDIIHAEQSITGKYLS is encoded by the coding sequence ATGAGCGAATCGAATCAGGAATATATCATGATTTCATCGGCAAGGGAGAATAATCTCAAGAACGTATCCTTGCGTATTCCCAAACGTAAAATCACCATCTTCACCGGGGTGTCCGGATCCGGCAAGTCATCCATTGTGTTCGATACGATCGCTGCCGAGTCCACGCGATTACTGAATGAGAATTTCAGCATGTTCGTACGCAATTTTCTCCCACGTTATCCGCAGCCGGACGCGGACGCAATTGAGAATCTGAGCATGGCCGTTATTGTCGACCAAAAGCGGCTAGGCGGTGGTTCCCATTCGACGATGGGCACGATCACCGATATTTCTCCCATTCTGAGGCTTCTCTTCTCCCGAATTGGACAGCCCTATATCGGACAAGCCAACATGTTTTCGTTTAATGATCCCCAAGGCATGTGTCCCGAGTGCAGCGGGATCGGCCGTCGACTGGGCGTTGACATGAGCAAGGCGGTGGACATGTCAAAGTCGCTCAACGAAGGGGCAATTATGCTGCCTGACTACTCGGTGAACGGCTGGGAGTGGAACATGATCGTGCAGTCGGGCGATTATGATCTCGATAAGAAGCTGAGCGATTATACGGAGGAGGAACTTGAGCAGCTGCTGTATTCCAAAGCAAGAAAAGTTAAAATGGATTTTGCCGGTAAGGCAACGAATATAACCGTGGAGGGCGTCATTGAGAAGTTCACCAACAAGTACATCAAGCAGGATGTGAAGACGAAATCCGAACGCACGCAAAAAGCAGTCGCTCCTTTCATTTCCGAAGGTCCTTGCTTGAGCTGCCGCGGCGCCAGACTTAGTCAAACAGCGCTTAGCTGCAGGATTAATGGAATGAATATTGCCGAGATGTCTTCTATGGAGGTCGGCCGGCTCATCCGCGTTATTCGTGAGATCGACGATCCTGTCGCTGCTCCGATGGTTAAATCGTTAATTGAACGGCTGCAGCACCTGGTGGATATCGGGCTTGATTATTTGACGCTGGACCGCGAGACCGATACGCTGTCCGGGGGCGAATCGCAGCGAATCAAAATGGTGAAGCACCTGAACGGCAGTCTGGTCGATGTTACGTACATATTCGATGAGCCAAGCGTCGGATTGCATCCCCGGGATGTACACCGGTTAAATGAATTGCTTCAGAAGCTGCGCGACAAGGGGAATACCGTCATTGTCGTCGAGCATGATCCTGATGTGATCAAGGTGGCGGACCATGTCGTTGACGTCGGACCTCACGCCGGCAGCCGGGGCGGTACGATCATGTACGAGGGAAGCTATCAGGGCTTGCTGGAGTCCGGTACGCTGACAGGCACCCATATGAAGCGGCCGCTGCAGCTGAAGCGCGAATGCAGACAGCCATCCGGCAAGCTGCCGATCAGGGAAGCCACGCTTCACAATCTTCGGAATGTCAGCGTAGATATTCCTACCGGCGTACTGACCGTCGTGACAGGAGTCGCCGGCTCGGGGAAGAGTACGCTGATCAACGATATTTTCCTCAGCCAGCAGCCGGATGCCATCGTCATCGACCAGTCTGCTGTTGGCGCGTCAACTCGCTCGAATCCTGCAACCTACACGGGCATCATGGATGATGTGCGCAAGGCGTTTGCTTCCGCCAACAAAGTCAATCAAGGCTTGTTCAGCTTCAACTCCAAGGGGGCATGCGAGAACTGCCAAGGACTTGGTGTCGTGTATACAGATCTGGCCTTCCTCGATAACGTGAAGCTGCCGTGCGAAGTATGCGGTGGCAAACGGTTTAAGGAAGAGGTGCTTATGTACAAGCTGAACGGCAAATCCATAGCAGAAGTGCTGGAGATGACGGTAGAGCAGGCCTTGGAATTCTTTGAGCTAAAAGAAGTTGTGCGCAAGCTTCAAGCGATGTATGACGTAGGGTTGAACTATATTACGCTCGGCCAGCCGCTCAGCACGCTCTCAGGCGGGGAATGCCAGCGGATCAAGCTGGCAAGCGAGCTGTATAAGAAGGGGAGCATCTATGTGATGGACGAGCCCACAACTGGGCTACATATGTCAGACATCGGGCATCTTCTAGGAATCATGAACCGTCTTGTAGATGCCGGCAATACGGTCATCGTCATCGAGCATAACCTCGAGGTGATCAGCCAGGCGGATTGGATCATCGATATGGGACCGGACGGAGGAAGCCGGGGAGGCCGAGTGGTGTTCGAGGGCAAGCCATCGGATATCATTCATGCTGAACAGTCGATAACGGGAAAATATTTGTCATAA